A genome region from Clostridium pasteurianum includes the following:
- a CDS encoding EFR1 family ferrodoxin (N-terminal region resembles flavodoxins. C-terminal ferrodoxin region binds two 4Fe-4S clusters.): protein MKGAFVYFSGTGNTEYVIEQLIKEFQEKNIDCKTVDITKENTVSAEFDFYVVASPIHVEVFPKIFVDWIKNNLPKVDSKRCIVISTEASYIAYGGRQIGRILDSKGYDVVCVKSIPMPNNYYLGKHFKATTKERQEEMKKEVSLEAKNIVDKFLKDDGYIEKESAVMAIVGKITYDICIPYFHSWARKNLSIDYDKCVKCKKCEKDCPTHNIVFQNKIVFKNKCISCQRCLQKCPVNAFLYKGEHFNQVRIKED, encoded by the coding sequence ATGAAAGGTGCATTTGTTTATTTTTCGGGTACCGGAAATACTGAATACGTGATAGAACAATTAATTAAAGAATTTCAGGAAAAAAATATAGACTGTAAAACAGTTGATATAACTAAGGAAAACACGGTATCAGCAGAGTTTGATTTTTATGTAGTAGCTTCACCTATCCATGTTGAAGTTTTTCCAAAGATATTTGTAGATTGGATTAAAAATAATCTTCCTAAGGTGGATAGTAAAAGATGTATTGTTATATCAACAGAGGCATCATATATTGCCTACGGGGGAAGACAAATAGGAAGAATATTAGATAGCAAAGGGTATGATGTTGTTTGTGTAAAATCAATACCTATGCCTAATAATTATTACCTGGGAAAACATTTTAAAGCGACTACTAAAGAAAGACAAGAAGAGATGAAAAAAGAAGTTAGTCTAGAAGCTAAAAATATAGTAGATAAGTTTTTAAAAGATGATGGATACATTGAAAAAGAATCAGCAGTGATGGCTATTGTAGGGAAAATTACTTATGATATCTGTATACCTTATTTTCACAGCTGGGCTAGAAAAAATCTATCAATTGACTATGATAAATGTGTAAAGTGTAAAAAGTGTGAAAAAGATTGTCCTACGCATAATATAGTGTTTCAGAATAAAATAGTATTTAAAAATAAGTGTATATCATGTCAAAGATGCTTACAGAAATGTCCTGTAAATGCATTCTTGTACAAGGGTGAACATTTTAATCAAGTGAGGATTAAAGAAGATTAG
- a CDS encoding pyruvate carboxylase codes for MKKFKRVLVANRGEIAIRVFRACHELGIRTVAIYSEEDKLALFRTKADESYLIGKNRGPIDAYLNIDEIIDLALKKGVDAIHPGYGFLSENAEFSRRCAEAGIEFIGPTGDMMDKLGDKINSKLAAHAANVATIPGVEKPIETDEQAIEFAKQCGYPVMVKAAAGGGGRGMRIVSKEEDLIAACRSAKSEAKKAFGIEDIFIEKYIEGPKHIEVQVLGDKYGNIVHLYERDCSVQRRHQKVIEMTPAVAVSEEKRLEICEDALKIARSIGYRSAGTLEFLLDKHGNHYFIEMNPRIQVEHTITEMVTGIDIVQSQILIAEGYKLDSHEVGIKSQKDIHLNGYAIQCRITTEDPSNSFAPDNGRIDVYRTGSGFGIRLDGGNGFTGAVISPYYDSLLVKSTAWSRTFEDAIRKAIRAIKETYISGVKTNIDFLINVLNHETFRKGLCDTNFIANNPELFEITPRIDTEARVLKFLGEKVVNETHGNKVEFDVPVVPKYEVKEPLRGTKQILDEQGPKGLVDWIKDQDKLLLTDTTMRDAHQSLMATRLRTVDMVKIARAESALAKDLFSMEMWGGATFDTAYRFLKESPWERLERLRKRVPNILFQMLLRGANAVGYKNYPDNVIREFIKQSAQSGIDVFRIFDSLNWPKGMEVAIDEVLNQGKVAEACMCYTGDILDTNRDKYTLNYYVNLAKKIEKSGAHILGIKDMSALLKPYAALKLIRALKNEISIPIHLHTHDTTGNGVATVLMAAHAGVDIADTAFNSMSGLTSQPALNSVVAALKNTERDTKMSIGDLQKISDYWSAVRPVYNKFESGLKAVSAEIYKYEIPGGQYSNLKPQVESFGLGHKFEQVKEMYRKVNLMLGDIVKVTPSSKMVGDLAIFMVQNDLTPENIVEKGKNMSFPDSVVSYFKGMMGQPKGGFPKGLQKIVLKGEEPITCRPGELLPDEDFEGIKTHLKEECKINPNGKDVISYALYPEVFESYLKYKKDYGDLSRIGSDVFFHGLAEGETSELEIAEGKTLVVQLLHIGELDKYGNRTLAFEVNGNRREVKIKDKSSVNKAEAVEEIVMANEDDKKEVGASIPGNVMKILVKPDDKVKEGQSLMVIEAMKMETNVTASQDGIVSGVFVKEGDQVQTGQLLVKLD; via the coding sequence ATTAAAAAATTTAAGAGAGTTTTAGTGGCAAACAGAGGCGAAATAGCAATAAGAGTTTTTAGAGCTTGTCATGAACTTGGAATAAGGACGGTTGCCATATATTCTGAGGAAGATAAGCTAGCTTTGTTTAGAACTAAGGCAGATGAATCTTATTTAATAGGAAAAAATAGGGGACCTATAGATGCATATTTAAATATTGATGAAATAATTGATTTAGCTCTAAAAAAAGGTGTAGATGCTATACATCCTGGATATGGTTTTTTATCTGAAAATGCAGAGTTTTCAAGAAGATGTGCTGAGGCAGGTATAGAATTTATAGGGCCAACTGGGGATATGATGGATAAACTTGGCGATAAAATAAATTCGAAATTAGCTGCTCATGCTGCAAATGTTGCAACTATACCTGGAGTTGAAAAACCAATAGAAACAGATGAACAGGCAATTGAATTTGCAAAACAGTGTGGATATCCTGTTATGGTTAAAGCGGCAGCAGGCGGCGGTGGAAGAGGCATGAGAATAGTTTCAAAAGAAGAAGATCTTATAGCCGCATGTAGAAGTGCTAAAAGTGAAGCTAAAAAGGCTTTTGGAATAGAAGACATATTTATTGAAAAATACATTGAAGGACCAAAACATATAGAAGTTCAGGTGCTTGGAGATAAGTATGGTAATATAGTTCATTTATATGAAAGAGATTGCTCTGTACAGAGAAGACATCAAAAGGTAATAGAAATGACACCAGCAGTTGCGGTTTCTGAAGAAAAAAGGCTTGAAATTTGTGAGGATGCTCTTAAAATAGCAAGATCAATAGGGTACAGAAGTGCAGGAACATTAGAATTTTTGCTAGATAAGCATGGAAATCACTATTTTATTGAAATGAATCCTAGAATACAGGTTGAGCACACTATAACTGAAATGGTTACTGGTATAGATATAGTTCAAAGCCAGATTTTAATAGCAGAGGGCTATAAACTTGATTCGCATGAAGTAGGCATTAAGAGTCAAAAAGACATACATTTAAACGGATATGCTATACAATGTAGGATAACAACAGAAGATCCTTCAAACAGTTTTGCACCAGACAATGGAAGAATAGATGTTTACAGAACAGGTTCTGGTTTTGGTATAAGACTTGATGGTGGAAATGGATTCACAGGGGCAGTAATAAGTCCATACTATGACAGCTTACTTGTAAAATCTACTGCGTGGTCTAGAACTTTTGAGGATGCAATAAGAAAAGCTATTCGTGCAATAAAAGAAACATACATATCAGGCGTAAAAACTAATATTGATTTTCTTATAAATGTTTTAAATCATGAAACATTTAGAAAAGGATTATGTGATACTAATTTTATAGCTAATAATCCAGAATTATTTGAGATAACACCTAGAATTGATACTGAAGCAAGAGTACTTAAATTTTTAGGCGAAAAAGTTGTAAATGAGACTCATGGAAACAAGGTTGAGTTTGATGTTCCAGTAGTTCCTAAATATGAAGTGAAAGAACCTTTAAGGGGAACAAAACAAATATTAGATGAGCAGGGTCCTAAAGGTCTTGTAGACTGGATAAAGGATCAGGATAAATTACTTCTTACAGATACTACTATGAGAGATGCACATCAATCATTAATGGCAACAAGACTTAGAACAGTTGATATGGTTAAAATAGCTAGGGCTGAATCTGCTCTTGCAAAAGACTTGTTCTCAATGGAAATGTGGGGAGGAGCAACTTTTGATACAGCATATAGATTTTTGAAAGAATCACCATGGGAAAGACTTGAAAGACTCAGAAAAAGAGTACCAAATATATTATTTCAGATGCTTCTAAGAGGGGCTAATGCAGTTGGGTATAAAAATTATCCTGATAATGTTATAAGGGAATTTATAAAGCAATCAGCACAATCTGGAATAGATGTATTTAGAATATTTGATTCATTAAACTGGCCTAAAGGTATGGAAGTTGCTATAGATGAAGTATTAAATCAAGGTAAAGTTGCAGAGGCTTGCATGTGCTATACTGGCGACATTCTTGATACAAATAGAGATAAGTATACTTTAAATTATTATGTAAATCTTGCTAAAAAAATAGAAAAATCAGGTGCGCATATTCTCGGTATAAAAGATATGTCAGCATTACTTAAACCTTATGCAGCACTTAAACTTATAAGAGCACTTAAAAATGAAATATCTATTCCTATTCATTTGCATACGCATGATACAACTGGAAATGGTGTTGCAACAGTTCTTATGGCTGCACATGCTGGTGTTGATATAGCAGATACTGCATTCAATAGTATGTCAGGACTTACAAGCCAGCCAGCACTTAATTCAGTGGTAGCAGCACTTAAGAATACTGAAAGAGATACTAAGATGAGTATAGGTGATCTTCAAAAGATATCTGACTACTGGAGTGCGGTAAGACCTGTATATAATAAATTTGAATCTGGATTAAAGGCCGTTTCTGCTGAAATATATAAATATGAGATACCAGGGGGACAATATTCAAATTTAAAGCCACAGGTTGAAAGCTTTGGATTAGGTCATAAGTTTGAACAGGTAAAGGAAATGTATAGAAAAGTAAATCTTATGCTTGGAGACATAGTAAAGGTTACTCCATCCTCAAAGATGGTAGGAGATTTAGCTATATTTATGGTTCAAAATGATTTAACACCTGAAAATATTGTGGAAAAAGGCAAAAATATGTCTTTCCCTGATTCTGTTGTTTCATACTTCAAGGGTATGATGGGTCAACCTAAAGGAGGATTTCCAAAAGGACTTCAAAAAATTGTTCTTAAAGGTGAAGAGCCTATTACATGCAGACCTGGAGAACTTTTGCCAGATGAAGATTTTGAAGGCATAAAAACTCATCTTAAAGAAGAGTGTAAAATTAATCCTAATGGTAAAGATGTTATAAGTTATGCTTTATATCCTGAAGTATTTGAAAGTTATTTGAAATACAAAAAGGACTATGGTGATTTAAGCAGAATAGGCAGTGATGTATTTTTCCATGGTTTAGCTGAGGGTGAAACTTCTGAACTTGAGATAGCTGAGGGAAAAACTTTGGTTGTTCAGCTTCTTCATATAGGTGAATTAGATAAGTATGGTAATAGAACCCTTGCATTTGAGGTAAACGGTAATAGAAGAGAAGTTAAAATTAAGGATAAATCAAGTGTGAATAAAGCCGAAGCCGTTGAAGAGATTGTTATGGCAAATGAAGATGATAAAAAGGAAGTTGGAGCAAGTATACCTGGAAATGTAATGAAAATTTTAGTAAAGCCAGATGATAAAGTTAAAGAAGGCCAAAGCTTAATGGTAATAGAAGCTATGAAAATGGAGACAAATGTAACAGCCAGCCAGGATGGAATTGTAAGTGGGGTATTTGTAAAAGAAGGCGATCAAGTACAGACTGGACAGTTATTAGTTAAGTTGGATTAG
- a CDS encoding PspC domain-containing protein, protein MDKKLYLSSYNKKICGVCGGLGEYFDIDPTIIRLIWIVLVFAFGTGILAYIICALIIPNNPEI, encoded by the coding sequence ATGGACAAGAAATTATATTTATCTAGTTACAATAAAAAAATATGCGGTGTATGTGGTGGATTAGGAGAATATTTTGATATTGATCCAACCATAATTAGATTGATTTGGATAGTTCTTGTATTTGCTTTTGGAACTGGTATATTAGCCTATATAATATGTGCACTAATTATTCCTAATAATCCTGAAATTTAA
- a CDS encoding ABC transporter permease, protein MSLLNMVKFEFKLMSKTSVMVLSFFAYPVVLTLIIGYLTYNNFGSGISSYDYYSIGMMIFIYSGAGLASVYNFIGKPIKQGNLRVIFTPIKTTSIYLSQIICGTIFCAAGAAFTMAAFNVLFGINYNGNEFIIFSSFVTLIFMSNALGVLLCIIIDNDVTINMIFNTIQTVFCVLGGAFFSLESLGKIPAAIAKISPVKWVMDGMLNSIYDNNNFLLYITIAINIVLGVILIAFCKCTFKTEKYL, encoded by the coding sequence ATGAGTTTGTTAAATATGGTAAAGTTTGAATTTAAACTAATGTCTAAAACTTCAGTTATGGTACTCTCATTTTTTGCTTATCCAGTAGTACTAACATTAATAATAGGTTATTTAACTTATAATAATTTTGGAAGCGGAATATCTTCATATGACTACTATTCAATCGGAATGATGATTTTCATATATTCAGGTGCGGGACTTGCAAGCGTATATAATTTTATTGGTAAGCCTATAAAACAAGGCAATTTAAGAGTGATCTTTACTCCAATTAAAACTACAAGTATATATTTATCACAAATAATATGTGGAACGATATTTTGTGCAGCAGGAGCAGCATTTACTATGGCAGCTTTTAATGTTTTGTTTGGAATAAATTATAACGGAAATGAATTTATAATTTTCAGCTCGTTTGTCACCTTAATATTCATGTCAAATGCATTGGGAGTACTTTTGTGTATAATTATTGATAATGATGTAACCATTAATATGATTTTTAATACAATACAAACTGTTTTTTGTGTGCTAGGAGGCGCGTTCTTTTCGCTAGAGTCATTAGGAAAAATACCAGCAGCTATAGCAAAGATATCACCTGTTAAATGGGTGATGGATGGAATGTTAAACAGTATATATGATAACAATAATTTCCTATTGTATATAACAATTGCAATAAATATAGTTTTAGGTGTAATACTTATAGCATTTTGCAAATGTACATTTAAGACTGAAAAATACTTATAG
- a CDS encoding glutamine synthetase III has protein sequence MERLDKTFGENVFDDSVMKDRLTKPTYKALKKTIEKGAPLDVSIADEVAKVMKDWAVEKGATHFTHWFQPLTGITAEKHDSFISPDAPGKVILKFSGKELIKGEPDASSFPSGGLRATCAARGYTIWDCTSPAFVKDGTLCIPTVFCSYTGEILDTKGPLLRSVDALSKEAIRVLRCIGNTTTKKVFPNVGPEQEYFIVDKKTYEEREDLIFTGRTLFGAPAPKGQELDDHYFGVLKERISDFMKDVDRQLWSLGITAKTKHNEVAPSQHELATIFTSANIATDNNQLVMEILKKTALRHGLVCLLHEKPFAGINGSGKHNNWSVCTDDGLNLFDPGDTPHDNKQFLLFFTAAIKAVDEYADLLRFSASNAGNDHRLGANEAPPAIISIFVGDQLEDVLEQLEKGAATSSKGKSKLDLAISTIPTVIKDATDRNRTSPFAFTGNKFEFRMPPSSKSVAEPNTILNVILANVLSEIADRLEKASDVDAEVAKVLTETVKDHKKVVFNGNGYSDEWVAEAQKRGLPNVKTTVEATKALITDKNVAAFEKFGVLTKTELESRYEVTLENYAKTINIEALTMVDMTAKKILPAVIKYTAKLANSLNAIKAAVPSADVSVETELITKISALTAKLNKELADLKAATDKAAATTDAYDQAYAYKFDVFEKMSALRETADALEVLVDKKAWPFPTYSDLLFNV, from the coding sequence ATGGAAAGATTAGATAAAACGTTTGGCGAAAATGTATTTGACGATAGTGTCATGAAAGATCGTCTTACTAAACCAACATACAAGGCATTAAAGAAGACTATAGAGAAGGGGGCTCCTCTTGATGTTTCTATTGCTGATGAAGTAGCTAAGGTTATGAAGGATTGGGCTGTAGAGAAGGGCGCAACACACTTTACCCACTGGTTTCAACCTTTAACAGGTATAACTGCAGAAAAACACGATTCTTTTATATCTCCAGATGCTCCAGGAAAAGTAATTCTTAAATTTTCTGGAAAAGAATTGATTAAAGGAGAGCCTGATGCATCATCATTCCCTTCAGGCGGTCTTAGAGCTACTTGTGCAGCTAGAGGATATACTATATGGGATTGTACTTCACCTGCATTTGTAAAAGATGGTACACTTTGCATTCCTACAGTTTTCTGTTCTTACACAGGAGAAATATTAGATACAAAAGGACCTCTTCTTCGTTCGGTTGATGCATTATCAAAAGAAGCTATACGTGTTTTAAGATGTATTGGTAATACTACTACTAAAAAGGTTTTTCCTAATGTTGGACCTGAACAAGAATATTTTATAGTTGATAAAAAGACTTATGAAGAGAGAGAAGATCTTATATTTACAGGTAGAACTTTATTTGGTGCACCAGCTCCAAAGGGACAAGAATTAGATGACCATTATTTTGGTGTACTTAAAGAAAGAATTTCGGATTTTATGAAAGATGTTGATAGACAGTTATGGAGTCTTGGAATAACTGCTAAGACAAAACATAACGAAGTTGCTCCATCACAGCACGAACTTGCTACTATATTTACAAGTGCAAATATAGCAACAGATAATAATCAACTTGTAATGGAAATTTTAAAGAAGACTGCATTAAGACATGGACTTGTATGTTTACTTCATGAAAAACCATTTGCAGGAATTAATGGTTCAGGAAAACACAATAACTGGTCAGTTTGTACAGATGATGGATTGAATCTTTTTGATCCAGGTGATACTCCTCATGATAATAAGCAATTTTTATTGTTCTTTACAGCAGCTATAAAGGCTGTTGATGAGTATGCTGATTTACTTAGATTTTCTGCTTCAAATGCAGGAAATGATCATCGTTTAGGTGCAAATGAAGCACCACCGGCTATAATATCAATATTCGTTGGAGATCAGCTTGAAGATGTTCTTGAACAATTAGAAAAGGGAGCAGCAACAAGCTCTAAAGGAAAATCAAAATTAGATTTAGCTATTTCTACAATACCTACAGTAATAAAAGATGCAACTGATAGAAATAGAACATCACCATTTGCATTTACTGGAAATAAATTTGAATTCAGAATGCCACCTTCTTCAAAATCTGTAGCAGAGCCTAATACTATATTAAATGTAATTTTAGCGAATGTTTTATCTGAAATCGCAGACAGGCTTGAAAAAGCTAGTGATGTAGATGCAGAAGTTGCTAAGGTTCTTACAGAAACAGTAAAAGATCACAAGAAAGTTGTATTCAATGGAAATGGATATTCTGATGAATGGGTTGCAGAAGCCCAAAAGAGAGGACTTCCAAATGTTAAGACAACTGTAGAAGCAACTAAAGCATTAATAACTGATAAGAATGTTGCTGCATTTGAAAAATTTGGAGTTTTAACTAAGACAGAATTAGAATCGCGTTATGAAGTTACTCTTGAAAACTATGCAAAAACAATAAATATAGAAGCTTTAACAATGGTAGATATGACTGCAAAGAAGATATTACCAGCAGTTATTAAATATACAGCTAAGTTAGCTAATTCATTAAATGCTATTAAAGCAGCAGTACCATCAGCAGACGTTTCTGTTGAAACTGAGCTTATTACTAAAATTTCAGCACTTACAGCAAAACTTAATAAAGAACTTGCTGATCTTAAAGCAGCTACTGATAAAGCAGCAGCTACTACTGATGCTTATGACCAAGCATATGCTTATAAATTTGATGTGTTTGAAAAAATGTCAGCTTTAAGAGAAACTGCAGATGCTCTTGAAGTATTAGTTGATAAGAAAGCATGGCCTTTCCCAACTTATTCAGATTTGTTATTTAACGTATAA
- a CDS encoding pyridoxamine 5'-phosphate oxidase family protein → MEKFITVNNEWIKSKKIILIYFNHENVRSRAIKVFGKFSNVIKRELIINEDIREEYLNTAMEIKDLVDSDYKKCPDEILINQIEDFLNSHTTCTLCSCSGNRPIGTPIEYMYKEGYMYFITEGGRKFFNILRNNKVVVSVYEDYKGFDKLNGYQFLGEASIIKDDSEEYRSVLSMKKLNAQMVASMNVMLHVLKVKLQRADIISSDIKKNGYDAKQKYFFK, encoded by the coding sequence ATGGAGAAGTTCATTACTGTGAATAATGAATGGATTAAAAGTAAAAAAATCATATTAATATATTTTAATCATGAAAATGTAAGGTCAAGGGCTATAAAAGTATTTGGTAAGTTTAGTAATGTAATAAAAAGGGAATTAATTATAAATGAGGATATACGGGAAGAATATTTAAATACTGCTATGGAAATTAAGGATTTAGTTGACAGTGATTATAAAAAGTGTCCAGATGAAATTCTTATAAATCAAATTGAAGATTTTCTTAATTCACATACAACTTGTACATTATGCAGTTGCAGTGGCAATAGGCCTATTGGAACACCTATAGAATATATGTATAAAGAAGGATATATGTATTTTATAACTGAAGGTGGGAGAAAATTTTTTAATATTTTAAGGAACAATAAGGTTGTTGTTTCAGTTTATGAAGATTATAAAGGTTTTGATAAGCTTAATGGATATCAATTTTTGGGAGAGGCTTCAATTATAAAAGACGATTCAGAGGAATATAGAAGTGTTCTAAGTATGAAAAAATTGAATGCTCAGATGGTAGCTTCAATGAATGTAATGCTTCATGTACTTAAAGTAAAACTCCAGAGGGCAGATATTATTTCCTCTGATATAAAGAAAAATGGGTATGATGCTAAACAAAAATATTTTTTTAAATAG
- a CDS encoding ABC transporter permease: MRNILLIIKNNLYRLSKEKIIIFMLIIVLPIVIYFGIYFSQTDSITGKIAIVKANNKQEERVKKSVKGKEKVTLKFLSKEPTKTDLIKGIYLAEIKFKKSKPDVISYGKEDVKKGIEAAIKGKTYVDNKDNITVQGKIIGFLTMFLFFGSIMIMDFFLTDRENSVYSRVLIAKISYYEYIIGQMVYCLCVLTVPSIIMSLVIIKILSIQLRISTGLFLLLIFLVGLLSSSFSILICTLCKNKASASMMGSIVTMITCLLGGCIINIVDSNKIIGAIRECLPQKRLIDLANKYNNGDLIFLIVIILLFVSISIFVGKRQYENGDFA, encoded by the coding sequence ATGAGAAATATATTGTTAATAATAAAAAATAATTTATATAGACTTAGTAAAGAGAAAATTATTATATTTATGTTAATTATAGTATTGCCTATTGTAATTTATTTTGGCATATATTTTAGTCAAACAGATAGTATTACGGGTAAAATAGCCATTGTAAAAGCTAATAATAAGCAGGAAGAGAGAGTTAAAAAATCTGTAAAAGGCAAGGAAAAAGTAACTTTAAAGTTTTTATCTAAGGAACCAACTAAAACAGATCTTATAAAAGGAATTTATTTAGCAGAGATAAAGTTTAAGAAAAGCAAACCCGATGTAATTAGTTATGGGAAGGAAGATGTTAAAAAGGGAATAGAAGCGGCTATTAAAGGTAAGACTTATGTAGATAATAAAGACAATATAACTGTACAGGGGAAAATAATAGGCTTCTTAACTATGTTCCTATTTTTTGGATCTATAATGATTATGGACTTTTTTTTAACGGATAGAGAAAACAGTGTTTATTCAAGAGTATTAATAGCGAAGATATCTTATTATGAATATATTATAGGGCAGATGGTATATTGCTTATGTGTTTTAACAGTACCAAGTATAATAATGTCATTAGTAATTATAAAAATTTTATCTATACAGTTAAGAATAAGTACCGGGCTATTCTTATTATTAATATTTTTAGTAGGTCTATTAAGTAGTAGTTTTTCAATTTTAATATGTACTCTTTGTAAAAATAAAGCATCAGCATCAATGATGGGATCTATAGTAACTATGATTACATGCCTTTTAGGGGGATGCATCATAAATATAGTTGATAGTAATAAAATAATTGGGGCAATAAGGGAGTGTTTGCCACAAAAAAGATTGATTGATTTAGCTAATAAATATAATAATGGGGACTTAATATTTTTAATTGTAATAATATTATTATTTGTTTCAATTAGTATATTTGTAGGGAAAAGACAATATGAAAATGGAGATTTTGCATAA
- a CDS encoding ammonium transporter codes for MKKLSKLSIAIIMVTLLTVMLSVTVFADSTASVNDPSGTKIGTSADITAAKAGKPTTKEIADQVGKNKLGINFTWVILTGCLIFFFQAGFAMVETGFVRAKNAMHTMAMNLMVFLVGTIGFYICGFAFMFGGVGSWSSLGSGTSALNHEIGNIIGLKGFFLSGSTYDVGIFALFFFQMVFMDTTCTIPTGAMAERVKYSAVVISSFFISMIYYPLYGNWMWGGGWLSQIGRTLGLGHGALDFAGSSVVHAMGGLIALSGAIVIGPRIGKFRKDGKANVIPGHHIPMAVIGTIILFFGWFVFNAGSTTNGDDFRLAVVAVNTMIAGAVGGFVAMMYMWIRYGKPDPAMTCNGALAGLVAITAPCAFVNSVAAFFIGAVSGVLVCVAVKVVEDKLKIDDPVGAVSVHAVNGIWGMIALGLFADGTYGDGLNGVAGTVKGLFYGDPSQLGAQLVAVVTLIIWGFGSSFIFWKITNKLVGIRVKPEDEIKGLDIPEMGMLAYPDFTLNNLHETSLKNEADI; via the coding sequence ATGAAAAAATTATCTAAATTGTCTATTGCAATTATAATGGTAACTTTATTAACTGTAATGCTTAGCGTGACGGTATTTGCAGACAGTACAGCTTCTGTAAATGATCCATCAGGAACAAAAATTGGTACATCAGCAGATATTACAGCAGCAAAGGCAGGAAAGCCAACAACGAAGGAAATTGCTGACCAGGTAGGAAAAAATAAGCTTGGAATAAATTTTACATGGGTTATATTAACAGGATGCTTAATATTTTTTTTCCAGGCTGGTTTTGCAATGGTGGAAACGGGTTTTGTAAGAGCTAAAAATGCAATGCATACCATGGCGATGAATTTAATGGTGTTTTTAGTTGGGACTATAGGTTTTTATATTTGTGGTTTTGCATTTATGTTTGGGGGCGTAGGCAGCTGGAGCAGTCTTGGAAGTGGAACTTCCGCTCTTAATCATGAGATTGGTAATATCATTGGACTTAAGGGATTTTTCCTTAGCGGTTCTACCTATGATGTCGGTATTTTTGCATTGTTTTTTTTCCAAATGGTGTTTATGGATACGACATGCACAATTCCTACAGGAGCAATGGCCGAAAGAGTTAAATATTCTGCAGTTGTAATAAGCTCATTTTTTATTTCAATGATATATTATCCACTCTATGGTAACTGGATGTGGGGCGGTGGATGGCTTTCACAAATAGGAAGAACATTGGGACTCGGACATGGTGCTTTGGATTTTGCAGGATCTTCGGTTGTTCATGCTATGGGTGGTCTTATAGCTTTAAGTGGTGCTATTGTTATAGGTCCTCGTATTGGTAAATTTAGAAAAGATGGAAAAGCTAATGTTATTCCAGGACACCATATTCCTATGGCTGTAATTGGAACTATAATACTTTTCTTTGGATGGTTTGTATTTAATGCAGGAAGTACCACTAATGGTGATGACTTTAGACTTGCAGTAGTTGCAGTTAATACTATGATAGCAGGAGCTGTTGGCGGATTTGTTGCTATGATGTATATGTGGATTAGATATGGAAAACCAGATCCAGCCATGACATGTAATGGAGCTTTAGCTGGACTTGTTGCAATAACCGCTCCGTGTGCATTTGTAAATAGTGTTGCCGCATTTTTTATAGGTGCAGTATCAGGAGTTCTTGTGTGTGTAGCAGTTAAAGTAGTTGAGGATAAACTTAAAATTGATGATCCTGTTGGTGCTGTATCAGTTCATGCTGTAAATGGAATTTGGGGTATGATTGCGCTTGGATTATTTGCTGATGGAACTTATGGCGATGGATTAAATGGAGTTGCTGGGACTGTAAAAGGACTATTCTATGGTGATCCAAGTCAATTGGGAGCACAACTTGTAGCTGTAGTAACATTAATAATATGGGGCTTCGGTTCATCTTTCATATTCTGGAAGATAACTAATAAGTTAGTTGGAATAAGGGTTAAACCAGAAGATGAGATAAAGGGACTTGATATTCCAGAAATGGGCATGCTTGCATATCCTGATTTTACTTTAAATAATTTGCATGAAACATCTTTAAAGAATGAGGCTGACATATAA